Proteins found in one Camelus bactrianus isolate YW-2024 breed Bactrian camel chromosome 5, ASM4877302v1, whole genome shotgun sequence genomic segment:
- the HTR2B gene encoding 5-hydroxytryptamine receptor 2B isoform X3, translated as MPIALLTIMFEAMWPLPLVLCPAWLFLDVLFSTASIMHLCAISVDRYIAIKKPIQANQCNSRGTAFIKITVVWLISIGIAIPVPIKGIENDVSNPNNITCGLTKDRFGNFMLFGSLASFFTPLAIMIVTYFLTIHALQKKAYLLKNKPPQRLTWLTVSTVFRKDETPYSSPEKVAMLDGSQKDKTLPNASDDILTRKMSTVGKKSVQTISNEQRASKVLGIVFFLFLLMWCPFFITNVTLVLCDSCNQTTLNMLLEIFVWIGYVSSGVNPLVYTLFNKTFRDAFRRYITCNYRATKSAKTLRKCSSNIYFRNPMAENSKFFMKHGMRNGINPAMYQSPMRLRSSTIQSSSVILLDTLLLTENEGDKTEEQISYV; from the exons ATGCCGATTGCCCTCCTGACAATAATGTTTg aggCTATGTGGCCCCTCCCACTTGTTCTATGCCCTGCCTGGTTATTTCTTGACGTTCTTTTTTCTACTGCATCCATCATGCATCTTTGTGCCATTTCAGTGGATCGTTACATAGCCATCAAAAAGCCAATCCAGGCCAATCAATGTAACTCACGAGGTACAGCATTCATCAAGATCACAGTGGTGTGGTTAATTTCAATTG GCATTGCCATTCCGGTCCCTATTAAAGGGATAGAAAATGACGTGAGTAACCCAAACAACATCACTTGTGGGCTGACAAAGGATCGTTTCGGCAATTTCATGCTCTTTGGCTCACTGGCTTCCTTCTTTACACCCCTGGCAATCATGATTGTCACCTACTTTCTTACTATCCATGCTTTACAGAAGAAAGCTTACTTGCTCAAAAACAAGCCACCTCAACGCTTAACATGGTTGACTGTGTCCACAGTATTCCGAAAGGATGAAACACCTTACTCATCCCCAGAAAAAGTAGCAATGCTGGATGGTTCTCAAAAGGACAAAACTCTGCCCAATGCAAGTGATGACATACTTACGCGAAAAATGTCCACAGTAGGAAAAAAGTCAGTGCAGACCATTTCCAATGAACAGAGAGCATCAAAGGTTCTAGGGAtagtgtttttcctctttttgcttaTGTGGTGCCCCTTTTTTATTACAAATGTAACTTTAGTTTTATGCGATTCCTGCAACCAGACTACTCTCAACATGCTCCTGGAGATATTTGTGTGGATAGGCTATGTTTCCTCAGGGGTGAATCCTTTGGTCTACACCCTCTTCAACAAGACATTTCGGGATGCATTTCGCCGATACATCACCTGCAATTACCGGGCCACAAAATCAGCAAAAACTCTTAGAAAATGCTCCAGTAATATCTACTTCCGGAATCCAATGGCAGAGAACTCTAAGTTTTTCATGAAACATGGAATGCGAAATGGCATCAATCCTGCCATGTACCAGAGCCCAATGAGGCTCCGAAGTTCAACCATTCAGTCTTCATCAGTCATTTTACTAGATACACTTCTCCTCACTGAAAATGAAGGTGATAAAACTGAAGAGCAAATCAGTTATGTATAG
- the HTR2B gene encoding 5-hydroxytryptamine receptor 2B isoform X1 translates to MKQTGEEQGNKPRWAALLILMVIIPTIGGNILVILAVSLEKKLQYATNYFLMSLAVADLLVGLFVMPIALLTIMFEAMWPLPLVLCPAWLFLDVLFSTASIMHLCAISVDRYIAIKKPIQANQCNSRGTAFIKITVVWLISIGIAIPVPIKGIENDVSNPNNITCGLTKDRFGNFMLFGSLASFFTPLAIMIVTYFLTIHALQKKAYLLKNKPPQRLTWLTVSTVFRKDETPYSSPEKVAMLDGSQKDKTLPNASDDILTRKMSTVGKKSVQTISNEQRASKVLGIVFFLFLLMWCPFFITNVTLVLCDSCNQTTLNMLLEIFVWIGYVSSGVNPLVYTLFNKTFRDAFRRYITCNYRATKSAKTLRKCSSNIYFRNPMAENSKFFMKHGMRNGINPAMYQSPMRLRSSTIQSSSVILLDTLLLTENEGDKTEEQISYV, encoded by the exons ATGAAACAGACTGGTGAGGAACAGGGAAATAAACCGCGCTGGGCAGCTCTTCTGATACTCATGGTGATAATACCCACAATTGGTGGAAACATCCTTGTTATTCTGGCTGTTTCACTGGAGAAAAAGTTGCAGTATGCTACCAATTATTTCCTAATGTCCCTGGCAGTGGCTGATTTGCTGGTTGGACTGTTTGTGATGCCGATTGCCCTCCTGACAATAATGTTTg aggCTATGTGGCCCCTCCCACTTGTTCTATGCCCTGCCTGGTTATTTCTTGACGTTCTTTTTTCTACTGCATCCATCATGCATCTTTGTGCCATTTCAGTGGATCGTTACATAGCCATCAAAAAGCCAATCCAGGCCAATCAATGTAACTCACGAGGTACAGCATTCATCAAGATCACAGTGGTGTGGTTAATTTCAATTG GCATTGCCATTCCGGTCCCTATTAAAGGGATAGAAAATGACGTGAGTAACCCAAACAACATCACTTGTGGGCTGACAAAGGATCGTTTCGGCAATTTCATGCTCTTTGGCTCACTGGCTTCCTTCTTTACACCCCTGGCAATCATGATTGTCACCTACTTTCTTACTATCCATGCTTTACAGAAGAAAGCTTACTTGCTCAAAAACAAGCCACCTCAACGCTTAACATGGTTGACTGTGTCCACAGTATTCCGAAAGGATGAAACACCTTACTCATCCCCAGAAAAAGTAGCAATGCTGGATGGTTCTCAAAAGGACAAAACTCTGCCCAATGCAAGTGATGACATACTTACGCGAAAAATGTCCACAGTAGGAAAAAAGTCAGTGCAGACCATTTCCAATGAACAGAGAGCATCAAAGGTTCTAGGGAtagtgtttttcctctttttgcttaTGTGGTGCCCCTTTTTTATTACAAATGTAACTTTAGTTTTATGCGATTCCTGCAACCAGACTACTCTCAACATGCTCCTGGAGATATTTGTGTGGATAGGCTATGTTTCCTCAGGGGTGAATCCTTTGGTCTACACCCTCTTCAACAAGACATTTCGGGATGCATTTCGCCGATACATCACCTGCAATTACCGGGCCACAAAATCAGCAAAAACTCTTAGAAAATGCTCCAGTAATATCTACTTCCGGAATCCAATGGCAGAGAACTCTAAGTTTTTCATGAAACATGGAATGCGAAATGGCATCAATCCTGCCATGTACCAGAGCCCAATGAGGCTCCGAAGTTCAACCATTCAGTCTTCATCAGTCATTTTACTAGATACACTTCTCCTCACTGAAAATGAAGGTGATAAAACTGAAGAGCAAATCAGTTATGTATAG
- the HTR2B gene encoding 5-hydroxytryptamine receptor 2B isoform X4, translating to MKQTGEEQGNKPRWAALLILMVIIPTIGGNILVILAVSLEKKLQYATNYFLMSLAVADLLVGLFVMPIALLTIMFGIAIPVPIKGIENDVSNPNNITCGLTKDRFGNFMLFGSLASFFTPLAIMIVTYFLTIHALQKKAYLLKNKPPQRLTWLTVSTVFRKDETPYSSPEKVAMLDGSQKDKTLPNASDDILTRKMSTVGKKSVQTISNEQRASKVLGIVFFLFLLMWCPFFITNVTLVLCDSCNQTTLNMLLEIFVWIGYVSSGVNPLVYTLFNKTFRDAFRRYITCNYRATKSAKTLRKCSSNIYFRNPMAENSKFFMKHGMRNGINPAMYQSPMRLRSSTIQSSSVILLDTLLLTENEGDKTEEQISYV from the exons ATGAAACAGACTGGTGAGGAACAGGGAAATAAACCGCGCTGGGCAGCTCTTCTGATACTCATGGTGATAATACCCACAATTGGTGGAAACATCCTTGTTATTCTGGCTGTTTCACTGGAGAAAAAGTTGCAGTATGCTACCAATTATTTCCTAATGTCCCTGGCAGTGGCTGATTTGCTGGTTGGACTGTTTGTGATGCCGATTGCCCTCCTGACAATAATGTTTg GCATTGCCATTCCGGTCCCTATTAAAGGGATAGAAAATGACGTGAGTAACCCAAACAACATCACTTGTGGGCTGACAAAGGATCGTTTCGGCAATTTCATGCTCTTTGGCTCACTGGCTTCCTTCTTTACACCCCTGGCAATCATGATTGTCACCTACTTTCTTACTATCCATGCTTTACAGAAGAAAGCTTACTTGCTCAAAAACAAGCCACCTCAACGCTTAACATGGTTGACTGTGTCCACAGTATTCCGAAAGGATGAAACACCTTACTCATCCCCAGAAAAAGTAGCAATGCTGGATGGTTCTCAAAAGGACAAAACTCTGCCCAATGCAAGTGATGACATACTTACGCGAAAAATGTCCACAGTAGGAAAAAAGTCAGTGCAGACCATTTCCAATGAACAGAGAGCATCAAAGGTTCTAGGGAtagtgtttttcctctttttgcttaTGTGGTGCCCCTTTTTTATTACAAATGTAACTTTAGTTTTATGCGATTCCTGCAACCAGACTACTCTCAACATGCTCCTGGAGATATTTGTGTGGATAGGCTATGTTTCCTCAGGGGTGAATCCTTTGGTCTACACCCTCTTCAACAAGACATTTCGGGATGCATTTCGCCGATACATCACCTGCAATTACCGGGCCACAAAATCAGCAAAAACTCTTAGAAAATGCTCCAGTAATATCTACTTCCGGAATCCAATGGCAGAGAACTCTAAGTTTTTCATGAAACATGGAATGCGAAATGGCATCAATCCTGCCATGTACCAGAGCCCAATGAGGCTCCGAAGTTCAACCATTCAGTCTTCATCAGTCATTTTACTAGATACACTTCTCCTCACTGAAAATGAAGGTGATAAAACTGAAGAGCAAATCAGTTATGTATAG
- the HTR2B gene encoding 5-hydroxytryptamine receptor 2B isoform X2, with amino-acid sequence MKQTGEEQGNKPRWAALLILMVIIPTIGGNILVILAVSLEKKLQYATNYFLMSLAVADLLVGLFVMPIALLTIMFEAMWPLPLVLCPAWLFLDVLFSTASIMHLCAISVDRYIAIKKPIQANQCNSRGIAIPVPIKGIENDVSNPNNITCGLTKDRFGNFMLFGSLASFFTPLAIMIVTYFLTIHALQKKAYLLKNKPPQRLTWLTVSTVFRKDETPYSSPEKVAMLDGSQKDKTLPNASDDILTRKMSTVGKKSVQTISNEQRASKVLGIVFFLFLLMWCPFFITNVTLVLCDSCNQTTLNMLLEIFVWIGYVSSGVNPLVYTLFNKTFRDAFRRYITCNYRATKSAKTLRKCSSNIYFRNPMAENSKFFMKHGMRNGINPAMYQSPMRLRSSTIQSSSVILLDTLLLTENEGDKTEEQISYV; translated from the exons ATGAAACAGACTGGTGAGGAACAGGGAAATAAACCGCGCTGGGCAGCTCTTCTGATACTCATGGTGATAATACCCACAATTGGTGGAAACATCCTTGTTATTCTGGCTGTTTCACTGGAGAAAAAGTTGCAGTATGCTACCAATTATTTCCTAATGTCCCTGGCAGTGGCTGATTTGCTGGTTGGACTGTTTGTGATGCCGATTGCCCTCCTGACAATAATGTTTg aggCTATGTGGCCCCTCCCACTTGTTCTATGCCCTGCCTGGTTATTTCTTGACGTTCTTTTTTCTACTGCATCCATCATGCATCTTTGTGCCATTTCAGTGGATCGTTACATAGCCATCAAAAAGCCAATCCAGGCCAATCAATGTAACTCACGAG GCATTGCCATTCCGGTCCCTATTAAAGGGATAGAAAATGACGTGAGTAACCCAAACAACATCACTTGTGGGCTGACAAAGGATCGTTTCGGCAATTTCATGCTCTTTGGCTCACTGGCTTCCTTCTTTACACCCCTGGCAATCATGATTGTCACCTACTTTCTTACTATCCATGCTTTACAGAAGAAAGCTTACTTGCTCAAAAACAAGCCACCTCAACGCTTAACATGGTTGACTGTGTCCACAGTATTCCGAAAGGATGAAACACCTTACTCATCCCCAGAAAAAGTAGCAATGCTGGATGGTTCTCAAAAGGACAAAACTCTGCCCAATGCAAGTGATGACATACTTACGCGAAAAATGTCCACAGTAGGAAAAAAGTCAGTGCAGACCATTTCCAATGAACAGAGAGCATCAAAGGTTCTAGGGAtagtgtttttcctctttttgcttaTGTGGTGCCCCTTTTTTATTACAAATGTAACTTTAGTTTTATGCGATTCCTGCAACCAGACTACTCTCAACATGCTCCTGGAGATATTTGTGTGGATAGGCTATGTTTCCTCAGGGGTGAATCCTTTGGTCTACACCCTCTTCAACAAGACATTTCGGGATGCATTTCGCCGATACATCACCTGCAATTACCGGGCCACAAAATCAGCAAAAACTCTTAGAAAATGCTCCAGTAATATCTACTTCCGGAATCCAATGGCAGAGAACTCTAAGTTTTTCATGAAACATGGAATGCGAAATGGCATCAATCCTGCCATGTACCAGAGCCCAATGAGGCTCCGAAGTTCAACCATTCAGTCTTCATCAGTCATTTTACTAGATACACTTCTCCTCACTGAAAATGAAGGTGATAAAACTGAAGAGCAAATCAGTTATGTATAG